From the genome of Mugil cephalus isolate CIBA_MC_2020 chromosome 2, CIBA_Mcephalus_1.1, whole genome shotgun sequence, one region includes:
- the LOC125004231 gene encoding polymeric immunoglobulin receptor-like isoform X2 yields MWSVQDLLFILCIVLSYVTRAAGVIRVFGYVGRDVDVSCSYGQGYESHEKYLCKNDCGSSDVLITTSETKKNKYSIYDDKEKRSFTVTISDLQSVDAGKYWCGVTVFFKDIYTEVKLELGQDHCCNNVDKIQSNERDSVSIICPYELKYQNNLKFICRGNQPSTCLQQAVITSDSKQNGRFTLTEDKESRRFTVNINKLTLEDSGWYLCGVHRNTGLDVFSAVELEVKDTCCDKVDKRKSYEEDSVSIICPYELEYQNNLKFICRGNQPSTCLQQAVITSDSKQNGRFTLSEDMESRRFTVNINKLTQEDSGWYLCGVHRNTGLDVFSAVELEVKVWCCVKTLAMSGTVTRPVTLQCPYPPHHQNNRKFLCKGDYRNNCTDVLTNGSRFMLQDDVSLSSFSVMITNLEAGDAGMYWCGSDSQWRAGNYTRIHLSVGGALYVVAIVPAVLLILIVALIIVYKQKCHKVQETGVGITRHCEAAGEPKGSEEIYANEETVGFSKQTTSKLQGACNDYSNADDDQPDYENFTATEEIYYVERSRPVVHPLHCSQLCDQSSRSDPCVWICGQRC; encoded by the exons ATGTGGAGCGTTCAAGACCTGTTGTTCATCCTCTGCA ttgtTCTCAGTTATGtgaccagagcagcaggagtGATCCGTGTGTTTGGATATGTGGGCAGAGATGTTGACGTTTCCTGCTCCTATGGTCAGGGTTATGAGTCTCATGAGAAGTACCTGTGCAAGAACGACTGTGGCAGCAGTGATGTTCTTATCACGAcatcagaaacaaagaagaacaaatactccatctatgatgacaaagagaaacGAAGCTTCACAGTGACCATCTCTGATCTTCAGTCTGTGGATGCTGGGAAATACTGGTGTGGGGTGACAGTGTTTTTCAAAGATATCTACACTGAAGTAAAACTGGAACTAGgacaag ATCACTGCTGCAACAATGTGGATAAAATTCAAAGTAATGAAAGAGATTCAGTGTCCATCATTTGTCCGTATGAGTTGAAGTACCAGAACAACCTGAAGttcatctgcagaggaaaccagCCCTCCACATGTCTGCAGCAGGCAGTCATCACCTCTGACAGCAAACAAAATGGACGCTTCACACTCACTGAGGACAAGGAGTCAAGAAGATTCACAGTGAACATTAACAAGCTGACCCTAGAGGATTCTGGGTGGTATCTTTGTGGTGTCCATAGAAACACTggactggatgttttctctgctgttgaGCTGGAGGTCAAAG ACACTTGCTGTGACAAAGTGGATAAAAGGAAGAGTTATGAGGAAGATTCAGTGTCCATCATTTGTCCGTATGAGTTGGAGTACCAGAACAACCTGAAGttcatctgcagaggaaaccagCCCTCCACATGTCTGCAGCAGGCAGTCATCACCTCTGACAGCAAACAAAATGGACGCTTCACACTCTCTGAGGACATGGAGTCAAGAAGATTCACAGTGAACATTAACAAGCTGACCCAAGAGGATTCTGGGTGGTATCTTTGTGGTGTCCATAGAAACACTggactggatgttttctctgctgttgaGCTGGAGGTCAAAG TGTGGTGTTGTGTGAAGACACTTGCTATGAGTGGTACTGTGACACGTCCAGTCACTCTGCAGTGTCCTTATCCACCACATCACCAGAATAACAGGAAGTTCCTCTGTAAGGGAGACTACCGCAACAACTGCACAGATGTGTTGACCAATGGAAGCAGGTTCATGCTGCAAGATgatgtttctctcagctccttctctgtgaTGATCACAAACCTGGAAGCAGGTGATGCTGGGATGTACTGGTGTGGTTCAGACTCACAGTGGAGAGCTGGAAACTACACCAGGATTCATCTGTCAGTGG GCGGAGCTCTCTATGTGGTTGCCATTGTACCTGCTGTGCTGCTCATACTAATAGTGGCCCTGATCATAGTTTATAAGCAGAAATGTCACAAAGTACAAG aAACTGGAGTGGGCATCACCAGACACTGTGAGGCAGCAGGAGAACCCAAAGGTTCAGAAGag ATTTATGCCAATGAAGAAACTGTCGGGTTCTCAAAGCAGACGACCTCCAAACTGCAGGGCGCCTGTAATGACTACAGCAACGCAGATGACGACCAACCAGACTACGAAAACTTCACAGCAACAGAAGAAATCTACT aTGTGGAGCGTTCAAGACCTGTTGTTCATCCTCTGCA ttgtTCTCAGTTATGtgaccagagcagcaggagtGATCCGTGTGTTTGGATATGTGGGCAGAGATGTTGA
- the LOC125004231 gene encoding polymeric immunoglobulin receptor-like isoform X1 yields the protein MWSVQDLLFILCIVLSYVTRAAGVIRVFGYVGRDVDVSCSYGQGYESHEKYLCKNDCGSSDVLITTSETKKNKYSIYDDKEKRSFTVTISDLQSVDAGKYWCGVTVFFKDIYTEVKLELGQDHCCNNVDKIQSNERDSVSIICPYELKYQNNLKFICRGNQPSTCLQQAVITSDSKQNGRFTLTEDKESRRFTVNINKLTLEDSGWYLCGVHRNTGLDVFSAVELEVKDTCCDKVDKRKSYEEDSVSIICPYELEYQNNLKFICRGNQPSTCLQQAVITSDSKQNGRFTLSEDMESRRFTVNINKLTQEDSGWYLCGVHRNTGLDVFSAVELEVKVWCCVKTLAMSGTVTRPVTLQCPYPPHHQNNRKFLCKGDYRNNCTDVLTNGSRFMLQDDVSLSSFSVMITNLEAGDAGMYWCGSDSQWRAGNYTRIHLSVGGALYVVAIVPAVLLILIVALIIVYKQKCHKVQETGVGITRHCEAAGEPKGSEEIYANEETVGFSKQTTSKLQGACNDYSNADDDQPDYENFTATEEIYFVLSYVTRAAGVIRVFGYVGRDVDVSCSYGQGYESYEKYLCKNDCGDSDVLITTSETKKNKYFIYDDKEKQSFTVTISDPQSVDAGKYWCGVTMFFKDIYTEVKLELGQDHCCNNVDKIQSHERDSVSIICPYELEYQNNLKFICRGNQPSTCLQQAVITSDSKQNGRFTLTEDKESRRFTVNINKLTQEDSGWYLCGVHRNTGLDVFSAVELEVEGQRK from the exons ATGTGGAGCGTTCAAGACCTGTTGTTCATCCTCTGCA ttgtTCTCAGTTATGtgaccagagcagcaggagtGATCCGTGTGTTTGGATATGTGGGCAGAGATGTTGACGTTTCCTGCTCCTATGGTCAGGGTTATGAGTCTCATGAGAAGTACCTGTGCAAGAACGACTGTGGCAGCAGTGATGTTCTTATCACGAcatcagaaacaaagaagaacaaatactccatctatgatgacaaagagaaacGAAGCTTCACAGTGACCATCTCTGATCTTCAGTCTGTGGATGCTGGGAAATACTGGTGTGGGGTGACAGTGTTTTTCAAAGATATCTACACTGAAGTAAAACTGGAACTAGgacaag ATCACTGCTGCAACAATGTGGATAAAATTCAAAGTAATGAAAGAGATTCAGTGTCCATCATTTGTCCGTATGAGTTGAAGTACCAGAACAACCTGAAGttcatctgcagaggaaaccagCCCTCCACATGTCTGCAGCAGGCAGTCATCACCTCTGACAGCAAACAAAATGGACGCTTCACACTCACTGAGGACAAGGAGTCAAGAAGATTCACAGTGAACATTAACAAGCTGACCCTAGAGGATTCTGGGTGGTATCTTTGTGGTGTCCATAGAAACACTggactggatgttttctctgctgttgaGCTGGAGGTCAAAG ACACTTGCTGTGACAAAGTGGATAAAAGGAAGAGTTATGAGGAAGATTCAGTGTCCATCATTTGTCCGTATGAGTTGGAGTACCAGAACAACCTGAAGttcatctgcagaggaaaccagCCCTCCACATGTCTGCAGCAGGCAGTCATCACCTCTGACAGCAAACAAAATGGACGCTTCACACTCTCTGAGGACATGGAGTCAAGAAGATTCACAGTGAACATTAACAAGCTGACCCAAGAGGATTCTGGGTGGTATCTTTGTGGTGTCCATAGAAACACTggactggatgttttctctgctgttgaGCTGGAGGTCAAAG TGTGGTGTTGTGTGAAGACACTTGCTATGAGTGGTACTGTGACACGTCCAGTCACTCTGCAGTGTCCTTATCCACCACATCACCAGAATAACAGGAAGTTCCTCTGTAAGGGAGACTACCGCAACAACTGCACAGATGTGTTGACCAATGGAAGCAGGTTCATGCTGCAAGATgatgtttctctcagctccttctctgtgaTGATCACAAACCTGGAAGCAGGTGATGCTGGGATGTACTGGTGTGGTTCAGACTCACAGTGGAGAGCTGGAAACTACACCAGGATTCATCTGTCAGTGG GCGGAGCTCTCTATGTGGTTGCCATTGTACCTGCTGTGCTGCTCATACTAATAGTGGCCCTGATCATAGTTTATAAGCAGAAATGTCACAAAGTACAAG aAACTGGAGTGGGCATCACCAGACACTGTGAGGCAGCAGGAGAACCCAAAGGTTCAGAAGag ATTTATGCCAATGAAGAAACTGTCGGGTTCTCAAAGCAGACGACCTCCAAACTGCAGGGCGCCTGTAATGACTACAGCAACGCAGATGACGACCAACCAGACTACGAAAACTTCACAGCAACAGAAGAAATCTACT ttgtTCTCAGTTATGtgaccagagcagcaggagtGATCCGTGTGTTTGGATATGTGGGCAGAGATGTTGACGTTTCCTGCTCCTATGGTCAGGGTTATGAGTCTTATGAGAAGTACCTGTGCAAGAACGACTGTGGCGACAGTGATGTTCTTATCACGAcatcagaaacaaagaagaacaaatactTCATCtatgatgacaaagagaaacaaagctTCACAGTGACCATCTCTGATCCTCAGTCTGTGGATGCTGGGAAATACTGGTGTGGGGTGACAATGTTTTTCAAAGATATCTACACTGAAGTAAAACTGGAACTAGgacaag ATCACTGCTGCAACAATGTGGATAAAATTCAAAGTCATGAAAGAGATTCAGTGTCCATCATTTGTCCGTATGAGTTGGAGTACCAGAACAACCTGAAGttcatctgcagaggaaaccagCCCTCCACATGTCTGCAGCAGGCAGTCATCACCTCTGACAGCAAACAAAATGGACGCTTCACACTCACTGAGGACAAGGAGTCAAGAAGATTCACAGTGAACATTAACAAGCTGACCCAAGAGGATTCTGGGTGGTATCTTTGTGGTGTCCATAGAAACACTggactggatgttttctctgctgttgaaCTGGAGGTCGAAGGTCAGAGGAAATAA
- the tekt4 gene encoding tektin-4, with protein sequence MDVLVSRPQFDSRSVAQGVPEKDPPVELEVPQPSSGSATAGYRSAKYTTGEWFSKYHNILQQASIDSGEARSVQRESRITYQDTAAATLKTQAEGTRLLGERLQEIHYWKSELQRHIERLLADTEALLALKTRLEKALDATEIPYAISTDNVKCRSRRLGPDLVRDSVEEELLKEVDLIRSIQALLKRTTAQVVSQIKTNREAKQTLELDWSDKYQAYGFDDHSGRHSNTSHDTQHHPSSATVQEQVCNRSSWTKFTQDNLSKAMQEEQATSQLRVLVEQMLRDTTEDLRVQCSSVDRAFSQRCVELIEAKTQLEMKLAQILEQIGAQERNIVALQQAIHNKEAPLRVAQSRLYLRSLRPNMELCRDETQLSLEGEVRQIDSTLASLHQQLSEARGSLSHLEESRMELEKDISCKTHSLFIEREKCMNHRKRYPTVSTLSGY encoded by the exons ATGGATGTTTTGGTATCACGGCCGCAGTTTGACAGCAGATCTGTGGCTCAGGGGGTCCCGGAGAAAGACCCTCCTGTGGAGCTGGAGGTCCCGCAGCCGTCCTCAGGCTCCGCCACGGCGGGATACCGCTCGGCTAAATACACCACGGGAGAATGGTTCTCCAAATACCACAACATACTCCAACAGGCCAGTATAGACAGCGGCGAAGCCCGTAGCGTCCAGAGAGAGTCCAGGATCACGTACCAGGACACAGCGGCAGCGACTCTGAAGACCCAGGCCGAGGGGACACGTCTTCTCGGAGAGAGACTGCAAGAGATCCACTACTGGAAGTCTGAGCTGCAGCGGCACATCGAGCGGCTGCTGGCCGACACAGAGGCCCTGCTGGCGCTGAAGACGCGCCTGGAGAAGGCGCTGGACGCCACGGAGATCCCTTATGCCATCTCAACAGATAATGTGAAGTGCAGGTCTAGAAGGCTGGGACCAGACCTGGTCagagactctgtggaggaggagctgctgaag GAGGTAGACCTGATCAGGAGCATCCAGGCTCTTCTGAAGAGAACCACAGCGCAGGTCGTCAGTCAGATCAA GACGAACAGAGAGGCCAAGCAGACGTTAGAGCTGGACTGGTCTGACAAGTACCAGGCCTATGGCTTTGATGACCACAGTGGAAGGCACAGTAACACGAGCCACGACACACAGCACCACCCCAGCTCAGCCACCGTGCAGGAGCA agtgTGTAACCGCTCATCGTGGACAAAGTTTACACAGGACAACCTTTCTAAGGCCATGCAGGAGGAACAGGCCACCAGCCAACTCAG GGTGCTGGTGGAGCAAATGTTGAGGGACACCACTGAAGATCTGAGAGTCCAGTGCTCCAGTGTGGACCGAGCCTTCAGCCAGCGCTGTGTGGAGCTGATAGAGGCCAAGACGCAGCTGGAGATGAAGCTTGCACAG ATATTGGAGCAAATTGGGGCCCAGGAGAGGAACATTGTTGCTCTACAGCAAGCCATCCACAACAAAGAGGCTCCACTGAGAGTGGCTCAGTCCAGACTTTACCTTCGCTCCCTGAGGCCCAACATGGAGCTCTGCAGGGATGAAACCCAGCTCAG TTTGGAAGGGGAAGTGAGGCAGATTGACTCCACCCTGGCGTCTCTGCACCAGCAGCTGAGTGAAGCCAGAGGCTCCCTGTCCCACCTGGAAGAGTCCCGCATGGAGCTTGAGAAGGACATAAGCTGTAAAACTCACTCACTGTTCATAGAGAGGGAGAAGTGCATGAATCACCGTAAACGGTATCCAACCGTCTCAACACTGTCGGGATACTGA
- the LOC125002917 gene encoding polymeric immunoglobulin receptor-like has protein sequence MKMWSLQNLLFILCFAVGYVTRAAGVIHVFGYVGRDVDVSCSYDQGYESHEKYLCKNNCGSSDVLITTSETKKNKYSIYDDKEKRSFTVTISDLQSVDAGKYWCGVTAFFKDIYTEVKLELGQDHCCNNVDKIQSNESDSVSIICRYELKYQNNLKFICRGNQPSTCLQQAVITSDSKQNGRFTLIEDKESRRFTVNINNLTQEDSGWYLCGVHRNTGLDVFSAVELEVEGQRK, from the exons ATGAAgatgtggagccttcagaacctGCTGTTCATCCTCTGCT TTGCCGTGGGTTATGtgaccagagcagcaggagtGATCCATGTGTTTGGATATGTGGGCAGAGATGTTGATGTTTCCTGCTCCTATGATCAGGGTTATGAGTCTCATGAGAAGTACCTGTGCAAGAACAACTGTGGCAGCAGTGATGTTCTTATTACGAcatcagaaacaaagaagaacaaatactccatctatgatgacaaagagaaacGAAGCTTCACAGTGACCATCTCTGATCTTCAGTCTGTGGATGCTGGGAAATACTGGTGTGGGGTGACAGCGTTTTTCAAAGATATCTACACTGAAGTAAAACTGGAACTAGGacaag ATCACTGCTGCAACAATGTGGATAAAATTCAAAGTAATGAAAGTGATTCAGTGTCCATCATTTGTCGGTATGAGTTGAAGTACCAGAACAACCTGAAGttcatctgcagaggaaaccagCCCTCCACATGTCTGCAGCAGGCAGTCATCACCTCTGACAGCAAACAAAATGGACGCTTCACACTCATTGAGGACAAGGAGTCAAGAAGATTCACAGTGAACATTAACAACCTGACCCAAGAGGATTCTGGGTGGTATCTTTGTGGTGTCCATAGAAACACTggactggatgttttctctgctgttgaGCTGGAGGTTGAAGGTCAGAGGAAATAA